One genomic window of Micropterus dolomieu isolate WLL.071019.BEF.003 ecotype Adirondacks linkage group LG14, ASM2129224v1, whole genome shotgun sequence includes the following:
- the gdf2 gene encoding growth/differentiation factor 2 — MQSSRSILFQVCLSLVVSIGSCTCKPLNNDIQREDPEGHYSQLSEEDLLEEEDTDSRIENLLGTMKEGFLRKLNLSDVPQEHSKIYPPQFMMELYNKYASNSLAIPQSDVIRSFTVQDITLSLTNGTKSKHRLQFNVSIPNHEKITTAELQLFFFPDPRSRVTSHSFKATVKVYEVDYNDFTSTTQLLVGKEVTGSQSTWETLDVTRAFQSWIKLGHGATFFDVVVDRKICGSSNDGEEGAGCLNMSLSVGDSTSAALIVFSDDLGSRRRETKKELREMILHEEETILHSGADWNRGDQLPNEIPEAQHPRRQKRKAEREYCRRTSLKVNFKDIGWDSWIVAPPEYDAFECRGLCYHPLTDESTPSKHALIQTLINIRNPKKANMACCVPIRLDPITVMYQENGRLTIRYLYEEMKVAECGCR; from the exons ATGCAGAGCTCCAGGTCAATCCTGTTCCAGGTGTGTTTGAGTCTGGTGGTTTCTATTGGTTCCTGCACCTGCAAACCTCTCAATAATGACATCCAGAGAGAGGACCCTGAGGGACACTACTCACAGCTATCAGAGGAGGACCTTCTGGAGGAGGAAGACACCGACTCCAGGATCGAGAACCTCCTGGGAACCATGAAGGAGGGTTTTTTGAGGAAACTCAACCTGTCAGATGTTCCTCAGGAGCACAGCAAGATCTACCCTCCTCAGTTCATGATGGAGCTCTACAACAAGTACGCCTCGAACAGCTTGGCAATCCCTCAGTCTGATGTCATACGAAGCTTCACTGTCCAAG ATATCACTCTCTCTCTAACAAATGGCACAAAGTCAAAACACAGACTGCAGTTTAACGTCAGCATCCCCAACCATGAAAAGATCACTACTGCTGAACTACAGCTCTTCTTCTTCCCAGATCCCAGGTCAAGGGTCACCTCCCACAGTTTCAAGGCCACGGTCAAAGTCTATGAAGTGGATTACAACGATTTCACATCCACCACCCAATTACTGGTTGGCAAAGAGGTGACAGGCTCGCAGAGCACGTGGGAGACGTTGGATGTGACCAGAGCTTTTCAGAGCTGGATCAAGTTGGGCCATGGAGCAACTTTTTTTGATGTAGTGGTGGATAGGAAGATCTGTGGGTCTTCTAATGATGGAGAAGAAGGAGCAGGCTGTTTAAATATGAGCTTGTCTGTTGGAGATAGCACTTCAGCAGCGTTAATAGTGTTCTCAGATGACTTGGGTAGCAGGAGAAGGGAGACAAAGAAGGAATTAAGAGAGATGATCCTCCACGAAGAAGAAACCATCTTGCACTCGGGTGCTGACTGGAATAGAGGAGATCAGCTTCCAAATGAGATCCCGGAGGCCCAGCATCCACGGAGACAGAAACGAAAGGCAGAGAGGGAATACTGCCGACGGACCTCTCTCAAGGTCAACTTTAAAGACATCGGCTGGGACAGCTGGATCGTGGCGCCTCCAGAATATGACGCGTTTGAATGTCGAGGCCTGTGTTACCACCCGCTGACGGACGAGTCGACCCCGTCAAAACACGCCCTCATCCAGACGTTGATCAACATCAGGAATCCCAAGAAGGCCAACATGGCGTGCTGTGTTCCCATCAGACTAGACCCCATCACAGTCATGTATCAGGAGAATGGACGCCTCACTATAAGATACCTTTATGAAGAGATGAAGGTGGCAGAGTGTGGCTGCAGGTAG
- the gdf10b gene encoding growth/differentiation factor 10b, translated as METFPRTSTMASRLFPTLHLLLILESSWGKVVSEDLGEAVRQGADVQPAVEQRVFAHESANRDMVSINMFKVYEKYSKEPQSQREGNTVRSFKAVPRVLHGKDVLQFNLASMQESELILSASFHFLYKRPRHHQRPWRFRRPRHPSGGHQHPYPPSPQLLFRGSSPNSSFATLLGNITLAPFKKGSWQTRDITAMVKHSREVKELVVTVEFDMRFGTQQRSPHGQERLSSANLPYILVYADDQAIDEPNSVAMSLQRYGSFPVGEDASSSASASRIRRELQLQIQTNDIPEVQYNSLKNHELWQNTYFPAKSKAEVKPGRKQGPGVSESLSKPQVLSFDERTMKKARRRQWSEPRVCSRRYLRVDFADIGWSEWVLAPKSFDAFYCAGTCGFPIPKVVRPSNHATIQSIVRAVGIVPGVPEPCCVPEKMSPLSVLFLDPHRNMVLKVYPGMSVDTCACR; from the exons ATGGAAACATTTCCTAGGACATCAACCATGGCAAGCCGACTTTTTCCTACTCTGCATTTATTACTGATACTGGAGTCGAGCTGGGGTAAAGTCGTGTCTGAGGATCTTGGTGAAGCCGTGCGTCAGGGTGCAGATGTCCAACCGGCTGTAGAGCAGCGCGTCTTTGCGCACGAAAGCGCGAACCGGGATATGGTCTCCATCAACATGTTCAAAGTGTACGAGAAGTACAGCAAGGAGCCGCAGAGccagagggagggaaacacCGTGAGAAGTTTTAAAGCTGTCCCGA GAGTCTTGCACGGTAAGGACGTGCTCCAGTTCAACCTGGCCTCCATGCAAGAATCAGAGCTCATCCTCTCCGCCTCTTTTCACTTCCTCTACAAGCGGCCCCGCCACCACCAGCGACCGTGGCGTTTCCGAAGGCCTCGCCACCCATCTGGCGGCCACCAGCATCCATATCCTCCCTCCCCGCAGCTCCTCTTCCGCGGATCATCCCCAAACTCATCTTTTGCAACACTGCTGGGAAACATAACTCTGGCTCCTTTCAAGAAAGGCTCTTGGCAAACAAGGGACATAACAGCGATGGTGAAACACTCCAGGGAAGTGAAAGAACTTGTGGTCACGGTGGAGTTTGATATGAGGTTTGGGACGCAGCAGAGGAGTCCTCACGGCCAAGAGCGCCTCTCTTCAGCCAACCTGCCGTATATCTTGGTATACGCTGATGATCAAGCTATAGATGAGCCGAACAGCGTGGCCATGTCACTCCAGCGGTACGGGTCCTTCCCTGTAGGAGAGGATGCATCCtcctcagcttcagcctcaagGATCCGGAGGGAACTTCAGCTCCAGATCCAAACCAACGACATCCCAGAGGTCCAGTACAACTCCTTGAAGAATCATGAATTGTGGCAGAACACATATTTCCCAGCAAAATCCAAAGCAGAGGTGAAACCGGGCAGGAAGCAGGGGCCGGGGGTCAGCGAGAGCCTGAGTAAACCCCAGGTGCTTAGCTTTGATGAGAGGACGATGAAAAAGGCCAGGAGGAGACAGTGGAGTGAGCCCAGGGTCTGCTCCAGGCGCTACCTCAGGGTGGACTTCGCTGACATTGGCTGGAGCGAGTGGGTTTTGGCGCCAAAGTCATTTGATGCCTTCTACTGCGCCGGGACCTGTGGATTCCCCATCCCTAAA GTGGTGCGTCCCTCCAATCACGCCACCATCCAGAGCATCGTCAGAGCTGTGGGAATCGTCCCTGGTGTCCCCGAACCGTGCTGCGTTCCAGAGAAGATGAGTCCCCTTAGCGTTCTTTTCCTGGATCCACACAGGAATATGGTGCTAAAGGTTTACCCCGGCATGTCTGTGGATACCTGTGCCTGTCGATAG
- the rbp3 gene encoding retinol-binding protein 3: MAQDKPPLLLMLLLSTLSFNSSFQPALVLEMAKILLENYCFPENLVGMQEAIQQAIKSGEILQISDRKTLATVLTVGVQGALNDPRLTVSYEPNFVPVMPPTLPSLPIEQLIWLVRNSVKLDILDNNVGHLRIDRIIGEETATKLGSVLQDNIWDKVAQTSSLILDLRYSTGGELSGVPFIISYFSDSEPLIHIDTVYDRPSNTTRELWTMPVVGGKYGKKKDVIILTSKRTVGAAEAVAYTLKNLKRAITVGERTAGGSVKVQKIRIPQSEFYITVPVARSVSPITGQSWEVSGVSPTVNVIAKEAVAKAKSLLAIRSAVPKIVKRISDIIGRFYAFTDRAPALLQQLQSTDLFSVVSEEDLAFRLNHDLQTVSEDPRLIIKYIQDSAAIGEEDSELYNVPEDITFLRALVDTTFKVEILPHNTGYLRFDKFVKSSAGAKLEEFLAKKVWEPLKDTNNLIIDLRYNTGGSSTSLALILSYLKDTSQKHHFFTIYDRIQNTTTEYDSLSQITGPTYGSKRGVYVLTSYYTASVGEEFAYLIQSLHYGTVIGEITSGTLNHSKTFRIQGTNIAITVPFINFLDNNGECWLGGGVVPDAIVLAEEALEHVHEIADFHQGLRSLIDRTGELLEKHYAIHEVALEVSKVLLSKWAEGLYRSVVDFESLASQLTADLQETSGDHRLHVFHCDIEPESLHDVPKIPTAEEVGYMIDALFKIELLPGNVGYLRFDMMADVEVVKAIGSQLIELVWSKIVNTDTLIIDMRYNTGGYSTAIPLLCTYFFDAEPLRHLYTVFDRTTTTMTEVMTLPQVRGQRYGSSKDVYILTSHMTGSAAEVFTRTMRDLNRATIIGEPTIGGSLSSGTYQIGHSVLYASIPNQVVLSAITGKLWSVSGVEPHVIAQANDALPVAQRIIAGRLLKRENLAAKTVPFDKELLQRRKFCSTSSTSSLLTFCQNKLTKMVKALFLVASLLVLGNVYFIHASFPPSLLVDMAKIVMDNYCSPEKLVGMKEAIDAASSNTEILNIPDGESLANVLSAGVQTTVSDPRVLVSFEPNYVHVVPPKMPPLPPEQLIAVLQTAIKLDILDGNIGYLRIDHILGEEVADKVGPLLLDLVWNKILPTSALIFDLRYTSSGDISGIPYIVSYFTEAEPLIHIDSVYDRPSNTTTKLFSMPTLLGHRYGTTKPLIILTSKNTKDIAEDVAYCLQNLKRATIVGEKTSGGAVKLDKIKVGDTDFYITVPTAKSINPITGSSWEVTGVAPDVEVNAEDALATAIKIVNLRVQVPAIIEGSANLIADNYAFENIGADVAEKLKGLLANGEYSMVVSKDDLEAKLSADLKTLSGDKSLKTTKNTPALPPMNYSPEMYIELIKVSFHTDIFENNIGYLRFDMFGDFEEVKPIAQIIIEHVWNKVVNTDAMIIDLRNNIGGPTTAISGFCSYFFDAEKQIVLDKLYDRPSGTTTELLTLPELTGIRYGSKKSLIILTSGVTAGAAEEFVYIMKKLGRAMIVGETTAGASHPPKTFQVDDTDIFLSIPTVHSDSAVGPAWERVGVTPHIPVSADAALGTAKGIFNKHFAGQK, translated from the exons ATGGCGCAAGACAAACCACCACTGCTACTGATGCTTCTTCTATCTACTCTGTCTTTCAACTCATCATTCCAGCCCGCTCTGGTGTTAGAAATGGCCAAGATTCTTTTGGAAAACTACTGCTTCCCTGAGAACCTGGTTGGGATGCAGGAGGCCATCCAGCAAGCAATCAAAAGTGGAGAAATCCTGCAGATTTCAGACAGGAAGACCCTGGCAACTGTTCTCACAGTCGGAGTACAAGGGGCACTGAACGATCCGCGGTTGACTGTGTCATATGAGCCCAATTTTGTCCCAGTGATGCCACCGACGCTGCCGTCTCTTCCCATAGAGCAGTTGATCTGGCTGGTGAGAAACTCTGTCAAGCTGGATATCCTGGACAACAACGTTGGACATTTGCGGATAGATCGGATCATTGGGGAGGAGACGGCTACAAAGCTTGGGTCTGTGCTGCAGGACAACATCTGGGACAAAGTTGCTCAGACTTCCTCATTGATCCTTGACCTGAGGTACAGCACAGGTGGAGAATTGTCTGGAGTTCCCTTTATAATTTCCTATTTCTCTGATTCTGAGCCCCTCATTCACATTGACACGGTTTATGACAGGCCCTCAAATACAACCAGGGAACTGTGGACTATGCCAGTAGTAGGGGGAAAGTATGGAAAGAAGAAAGACGTGATTATTTTAACCAGTAAGCGTACAGTGGGGGCTGCTGAGGCAGTGGCATATACATTAAAAAACCTGAAGAGGGCCATCACAGTTGGAGAAAGGACTGCTGGTGGGTCAGTAAAAGTCCAAAAGATTAGGATCCCTCAGTCAGAGTTCTACATAACAGTTCCTGTGGCAAGATCAGTCAGCCCAATCACAGGCCAAAGCTGGGAAGTTAGTGGCGTTTCCCCAACAGTCAACGTCATTGCAAAGGAAGCTGTCGCAAAAGCCAAGTCCCTTCTGGCTATAAGGAGTGCCGTTCCAAAAATTGTGAAAAGAATCTCTGACATAATCGGGAGGTTTTATGCTTTCACTGACCGAGCTCCAGCACTTCTTCAACAGCTGCAATCCACAGACTTATTCTCTGTCGTATCTGAGGAGGACCTAGCATTCAGACTCAACCACGACCTCCAGACTGTGTCTGAAGATCCACGTTTGATCATCAAATACATACAAGACAGTGCTGCCATAGGAGAGGAGGACTCTGAGCTTTACAACGTTCCAGAAGACATAACATTTTTAAGAGCACTTGTTGATACAACGTTTAAAGTGGAAATTCTCCCACACAATACTGGCTATCTCCGCTTTGACAAGTTTGTCAAGTCGTCTGCAGGGGCTAAACTAGAAGAGTTTTTGGCTAAAAAGGTATGGGAGCCCCTCAAAGACACTAATAACCTGATTATTGATCTACGCTATAACACTGGTGGATCCTCTACCTCTCTAGCCCTTATACTGTCCTATCTTAAGGACACTTCCCAGAAGCatcactttttcacaatatATGACAGAATTCAGAACACAACAACAGAATATGATTCTCTGTCTCAAATTACAGGCCCGACCTATGGCTCCAAACGTGGGGTTTATGTATTGACAAGCTACTATACAGCAAGTGTCGGCGAAGAGTTTGCTTACCTGATACAGTCACTACATTACGGCACAGTCATTGGGGAAATTACATCTGGTACCCTGAATCACTCAAAGACGTTTCGAATACAGGGGACAAATATTGCCATCACCGTCCCTTTCATAAACTTTTTAGACAACAATGGTGAATGCTGGCTGGGAGGTGGTGTGGTCCCCGATGCCATTGTGCTAGCCGAGGAAGCTCTGGAGCATGTTCATGAGATTGCAGATTTTCACCAAGGGCTCAGGTCCCTCATAGATAGAACTGGGGAATTGTTAGAAAAACACTATGCCATTCATGAAGTCGCTCTAGAGGTCAGCAAGGTACTGTTGAGCAAATGGGCTGAGGGTTTGTACCGGTCAGTGGTTGACTTTGAATCTTTGGCATCTCAGTTGACGGCAGACCTCCAAGAGACTTCAGGTGATCACCGCCTCCATGTCTTCCACTGCGATATTGAGCCTGAGTCGCTTCATGACGTTCCAAAGATCCCTACAGCTGAAGAAGTGGGCTACATGATTGACGCTTTGTTTAAAATTGAGCTTCTGCCAGGTAATGTTGGCTATCTAAGGTTTGACATGATGGCAGATGTAGAGGTGGTAAAAGCCATTGGGTCTCAGCTGATAGAATTAGTGTGGAGCAAAATAGTAAACACAGATACCCTAATAATTGACATGAGGTACAACACAGGTGGCTATTCAACAGCAATTCCCCTCTTGTGCACCTATTTCTTTGACGCCGAACCTTTACGGCATCTCTACACTGTCTTTGACCGCACCACAACAACCATGACAGAGGTCATGACATTGCCTCAGGTCAGGGGTCAAAGGTATGGGTCCTCTAAGGACGTCTATATCCTTACCAGTCATATGACGGGGTCAGCTGCCGAAGTTTTCACCCGCACTATGAGGGACCTGAATAGGGCCACAATCATTGGGGAGCCAACGATTGGAGGGTCTCTATCAAGTGGAACCTATCAGATCGGGCACAGTGTCCTGTACGCTTCCATCCCTAACCAGGTTGTGTTGAGTGCGATCACTGGGAAATTGTGGAGCGTTTCAGGGGTTGAGCCTCATGTTATTGCCCAGGCAAATGACGCTCTTCCTGTTGCACAGAGAATCATAGCAGGAAGGCTgctgaagagaga AAACCTTGCAGCCAAAACAGTGCCATTTGACAAAGAACTTCTTCAGAGAAGGAAGTTCTGCTCAACAAGCTCCACTTCCAGTCTACTCACTTTTTGTCAGAATAAACTAACAAAAATGGTAAAGGCTCTCTTTCTGGTGGCATCTCTGCTGGTTTTGGGAAATGTTTACTTTATTCATGCCTCGTTTCCCCCCAGCCTCCTCGTAGATATGGCAAAAATCGTCATGGACAATTACTGCTCACCAGAGAAGCTGGTGGGAATGAAGGAGGCAATTGACGCCGccagcagcaacacagagaTTCTCAACATCCCAGACGGTGAATCATTGGCTAATGTCCTCAGTGCTGGAGTCCAGACCACAGTTAGTGACCCACGCGTGCTTGTCTCTTTTGAGCCAAACTATGTTCATGTGGTTCCACCGAAGATGCCACCCTTGCCCCCTGAGCAGCTCATTGCCGTTCTTCAGACTGCGATCAAGCTCGACATCCTAGATGGCAACATTGGCTACCTGAGGATTGATCACATCCTTGGGGAGGAGGTTGCTGACAAGGTTGGCCCTTTGCTCCTAGACCTGGTCTGGAATAAAATCCTGCCAACCTCAGCTCTCATCTTCGACTTGCGCTACACCAGCAGCGGTGACATCTCAGGAATTCCCTACATTGTGTCTTACTTCACTGAAGCTGAGCCTCTGATTCACATTGACAGCGTGTATGACCGTCCCTCAAACACCACCACTAAGCTATTTTCTATGCCTACACTGCTGGGGCACAGGTATGGCACTACCAAACCCCTCATTATCCTTACCAGCAAAAACACTAAGGACATTGCCGAGGATGTTGCCTACTGCCTCCAGAACCTGAAGAGGGCGACCATTGTGGGTGAGAAGACCTCCGGGGGCGCTGTGAAACTCGATAAAATCAAAGTGGGCGACACTGACTTCTACATTACTGTGCCAACGGCAAAGTCCATCAATCCCATCACTGGCTCCAGCTGGGAGGTTACAGGTGTGGCTCCTGATGTGGAGGTCAACGCGGAGGACGCCCTCGCTACAGCCATCAAGATCGTCAACCTCCGTGTCCAAGTTCCAGCCATCATTGAGGGATCAGCTAACCTGATTGCTGACAACTATGCCTTTGAAAATATCGGGGCTGATGTTGCTGAAAAGTTGAAAGGGCTCCTGGCAAACGGCGAGTACAGCATGGTTGTCTCCAAAGACGATCTAGAGGCGAAGCTGTCCGCTGACCTGAAGACGCTATCTGGGGACAAGAGTCTGAAGACAACCAAGAACACCCCAGCCCTGCCCCCCATG AATTATTCTCCCGAGATGTACATTGAGCTGATCAAAGTCTCCTTCCACACTGACATATTTGAGAACAACATTGGCTACCTGCGTTTTGACATGTTCGGAGACTTTGAAGAGGTCAAGCCCATTGCTCAGATTATTATTGAGCATGTCTGGAACAAAGTTGTCAACACTGATGCTATGattattgacctcag GAACAACATTGGTGGCCCAACAACAGCCATCTCAGGCTTCTGCTCGTACTTCTTTGACGCAGAAAAGCAGATTGTGCTGGATAAGCTGTATGACAGACCATCCGGCACCACCACAGAGCTTCTGACCCTGCCTGAGCTCactg GCATAAGGTACGGCTCCAAGAAGAGCCTGATCATCCTGACCAGCGGAGTGACTGCAGGCGCAGCAGAGGAGTTTGTTTACATCATGAAGAAGCTCGGCCGCGCTATGATTGTCGGAGAGACCACCGCCGGGGCCTCCCACCCGCCCAAGACCTTCCAAGTTGATGACACCGACATCTTCCTCAGCATCCCCACCGTCCACTCTGACAGTGCCGTAGGGCCAGCTTGGGAGAGAGTTGGCGTCACACCTCACATTCCCGTCTCAGCTGACGCTGCCCTGGGGACCGCCAAGGGCATCTTCAACAAGCACTTTGCAGGCCAGAAGTAA